From Rutidosis leptorrhynchoides isolate AG116_Rl617_1_P2 chromosome 3, CSIRO_AGI_Rlap_v1, whole genome shotgun sequence, a single genomic window includes:
- the LOC139895670 gene encoding F-box protein CPR1-like has protein sequence MSDHIPFHIQVNIIKMLPVKSLIRSRSVSKAWKALIDSSEFVAHTLTRRSNQQHHLMVRYIDVLDREIKYVLVADDDNDDTLLPQQHEIEPLNQIEGSTVAGTSDGLLCFYGTVDSGLYKAVIWNPSIRKAVDVPMPNMLQNYQYDTFVRFGVRQDTLDPMIVTMTFNHDWNDCNGIDTVPWKVEVFTLSSRTWRRTLCSSSDVLRGDGVRFERSQVVIGGFIYWLGLDEVDNTVFSFDMVTEECTRVILPECLKYPRIYGNKLSISKLRDSLAIFDYDETDFEVWVMEPVVASSFTKLYSITAPNDGNINTVLGLRNNGAPILEIEDDNEISNQGSVAVSDRDLKHFNSIGVRGLSFTFEAHFYMETLLLL, from the coding sequence ATGTCAGACCACATTCCTTTTCATATCCAAGTAAATATCATCAAGATGCTTCCTGTGAAATCGTTGATTCGTTCCAGATCAGTTTCAAAAGCATGGAAGGCATTGATTGATAGTTCCGAGTTTGTCGCTCACACCCTCACCCGTCGATCTAATCAACAACATCATTTGATGGTGAGATACATTGATGTGTTAGACCGCGAGATAAAATATGTCTTGGTTgccgatgatgataatgatgatacactCCTCCCACAACAACATGAGATAGAACCGTTGAACCAAATTGAGGGTTCAACAGTTGCTGGTACCTCTGACGGTTTGTTATGCTTCTACGGTACTGTTGATTCTGGATTGTACAAGGCTGTTATTTGGAATCCATCCATTAGGAAAGCAGTTGACGTTCCTATGCCTAATATGCTACAAAATTATCAGTATGACACATTTGTACGATTTGGGGTTCGTCAAGATACACTTGACCCTATGATTGTTACCATGACATTCAATCACGACTGGAATGATTGTAACGGTATTGACACCGTCCCTTGGAAAGTTGAGGTTTTTACGTTAAGCTCGCGCACTTGGAGACGTACACTATGTAGCAGCAGTGATGTACTTCGTGGAGATGGCGTCCGATTTGAAAGGTCCCAAGTAGTTATAGGCGGGTTTATTTATTGGCTTGGTCTTGATGAAGTGGATAATACAGTTTTTTCATTTGATATGGTTACTGAAGAATGTACGAGAGTAATCCTCCCAGAATGTTTAAAATATCCGCGTATTTATGGAAACAAGTTATCTATATCGAAGCTAAGGGATTCTCTTGCTATATTTGATTACGACGAAACGGATTTTGAAGTATGGGTAATGGAGCCTGTTGTTGCAAGTTCATTTACAAAGCTTTATTCTATTACGGCACCAAATGATGGAAACATAAATACAGTGTTGGGATTAAGAAATAATGGTGCGCCTATTCTTGAAATAGAAGATGATAATGAGATTTCAAATCAAGGTTCAGTTGCTGTTTCTGATCGAGACCTAAAACATTTCAATTCAATCGGGGTTCGTGGACTAAGTTTTACATTTGAAGCGCATTTCTACATGGAAACACTGCTTTTGCTTTAG